The window aactcgtatttcgtacttaatggtattttgggcgtatgtgggccccgcaatgtaaaactcgttttatcattgattcgtgcttgttttacttatactaatatgatgtgaaaagcatttcgtctaaaaatgatgggaagtgttagatctttttacgaaaacggaacaatttggacagcgggctgccaggccctgtgcgtgccgcgcacaggtaggggtgcgcgccgcgcacccagcttGGGCAGGCCCTGTGCGTGCCGCGCACAGGTAGGGGATGCAATCTTTTTTTtcatttcgcagttttggttggttaacgggttgggtcgttacatgaaGATTATGAATGTTGAGAGAATGCTTACTCGGCCAACTCATCTGCTTGTAATGTATGAACGTATTATGTCTTTGAGTTTTAGGTCATTGTATTTATAGGTTAGGAATCGGAATTGTATTAGGATACAAATCCTGGTACAATGCAATCCTTTCCATTATTGACTTACGTTAATTAAGGAAACTAAAATCGGGATTGATCTTATCCTTAAGCTACAAGTCAAATACGATACATGTTTAAAGATTGCATCCAATCAGTGACGATTCTAAATACATGTATGTTGGGTCAAAGGACCGCACTATTTTTTAATTTCTTATTGTTAAACGCtactaatattttatagtaacactaAATTTAAAGATAGGATCTCATATATTTTTGGAATCTTTTTTTGAAGTAAATAGTCATATTTTGGAGAGAAAAAAATTACAAAGTATTACAAAAATTTTATAGGACTTCATTGCATTTTGATCCTAGGTTCGTCATTGCATCCAATGTATAGGGCGACTATACCCTTGTGCTCTACTAGATGCATGACATGAACGATGTACATGCGACTGGATATAGTCGTATCATGTTCGGATTTAATGTTACATCTACATAGCATGCAATCGTGCGACTATGCGCATGATTAAGTACAGATGTACATTATCAATCAATCTATGTTCATCATTAGCAAAAATTAACAACAAACTTCATAAAATGGAACCTAACCTTTAATTTGAACCTAATAATCTTTAATTTGAATGCTCAGAAAAATGAGAGGTCGGTTAGAATGATGAAATGAATAATACAACAAACAAACACTCACCCGTTTCTAGCACCCGACCCGCGTCACATGACAAGTCGTGACGGCAAGTGGTCTAACTAGGGATGGCAAAAAAGCCCGAACCCGACGAGGAAAACCGAAACCCGACATAATTGGGCCGGGTTTGGTCCGGGTCTACGGGTCTCGGGCCGGGTATGGGATTGATTTTCAAAAAAtattcgggttcgggttcgggtctgGGTTTAAATAAAGACCCGTCTACCCGGCCCgtttacccgacccgtatacccgcataataatactaataacaataataattaaaaatgaataataataaaaattaaattaaaaaatatgttgattacaaagtcaatataaatttatatatttatttatcatctaTCAACTTCACATTTTCATCTGCATTCAAATCAAGAACctgatttataaaaatatttaaaaattgattGTGATAATAATTGAAAATAGGAAATAATATATACTGTAcaaatatacacatataaataaagCATATAATTTACAGAGTTATAGATTGTATATGCTTTTAGTAATGTATTAATttgctaaaaaaaaataaaaattaaacggGTACCGTTTACCCGCGGGTAAACTCGTTTACCCGTCGGGTATTTGGTCCGGATTTGGGACTAGTTTTCCTTATCGGGTCCGGGTCCGGGATTACTCAAACCGGCCCAAACCCGGCCCCAATGACATCCCTAGGTCTAACTGATCGAACACACACACCACGTCACAACCAACGCTCGGTCCAGACTCGGTTCCAACGGCCGTTTCAATTTTCTGCACATCTTCTTCTTCTCCACAGGTGATATTATACCTGGCAAACTAGACCCAACCCTTAAAAATCGATCGTGGTTGAATCGTTTGAGATTTTGAAAGCGGTAGCGGTAGTGGAATTCATGACTCGATTCTGTTCGATCGCTGCTCGAATTCATGACTCAATTCTGAAATTGTAGTGGAATTGTTTGGGATTtgcacaaaccctaattttattatCTGAAATCGTTGCAGCTATCCTTGATTGGAGACTATCTGAAATTGTACTGTACCGGATATTCGTTAGCAGGTAATATTCTTTTCTTAATTGAaactttgaaagtcattttggtagctaaattaatgttcatattctAGTCATTTTGGGATATATTTTGAActgtatataattacattaatgTATGATTATAAATATTTAATGGACCATTTATTTCAAATTTTCAAGGAATGTTACTCTGCTTTCTGAGTTTATTGGTTCCATGGTTTaagttttgtatgtgtgtttttgtattgtGGCTTATACTGTGACCTGATGTTTATGAATGATGAGTAGATTAACACATTTTAAGTCTCAAATTTTGTTACTGATTGTACAGTGGTACTCAAGCTATGGCCTATGGGTTTTTTGCTTAATTTGTGAAAGTGGTTGGAACCTAGTCTAGTGCATAAAGTTTTGAGTGCTAACATAAAAAAACAGTGATTTTTTATTGTTTTGCTTGTTTGCTAGTCTACATGGATACAGCTTTGCTTTGTTCAAACTTGATTTAATTCCTTTGTGATGACTTCTTTGTATTGTTATTATGACATATTTCAGATTTTACTATGTTATTTGAATCTTGATTATCTGTATAACTTTGATCTGGTTACTTTTAGTCTAATCGGGCTGTATTTGATCCGGGATCTCAATAAAGGCGTGTTGTACTAACTGTGGTACACTGATTAAGGCTCAGTTTGGAACTTCTAACATGAAACGACATATCAACAAATTTTTTTTACTAGTCCGACCCACTCGACCCAACCCGacccgggtctcgacccaacccattcgacccattttatttctgacccatttcgacccatgacccatttgatcttcgacccaacccgacccatctcgacccgtttgccaggtatcACTCCCATTACATTTGGCTCGctacaaattagggtttaattttcgTCCGACTCTGTATTATAATAGCTCAATTAACACCCTTACTCTTTCTTCTCGTGATTTTGTGTTTGCGTCATGGAATATTTATTAATTTCGAAATTATTAAGTCATAGGGTTGACCAAATAGGTCAAAGCTTCAACACTTTTCATGTTTGTATTGCTTTGATAACTTTAGGTTGAGCTTTATACGATGATGCTGAACTAAAATCATCTTGTATTTATCGTTCCTCTTTCATATTCAGTCTTATTATTCAAAAATGTTTAATTAATCACTCCGTTTTTTTATTATCTTCAGACAGTGTTGTAATTATCCAGACATTGTAGTcggtcattcaattttatcaatcaGAGATGAATTTATATGCTCCATCCATTTTAAACATCCAGAGGTATTTCATAGCTGTAGTTAGTTACAATTTTTGGCTAATTTCGTAATCAGTGAAATTATTAATGGAATTTTACAGTACTTTTTGTGATATATGATCAGTTTGTTAATGAATGATGGAAGTCAAAGTCAAATATCAGTTGGAGTTAGAAAAGGGGAAAATTCTAGACGGAACGTGCTACGGTTTGGTCAATTTCGTGATTGTTCCCGGAAGACTTTGCGTTTATCGGCAAGGTCTTGTTTGCCTAATGGAAACGGCAGTGTAAAACAAGAGGCTCATGGGATAATAACAAACAAAGATGGACTGATTATTGTTGATCATGGGTCGCGTCGAAAAGAGTCCAATCTTATGCTAAGTAATTGAATTATATCgaattttgattttttttattattattttaatgttGCTTAGAAGTTGTTGATGTTATTTTGATGGGTGGCAGATGAGTTTGTGGCGATGTTTACAGAGAAAACTGGGTACCCAATTGTAGAGCCTGCTCATATGGTACTTCATTTAAAACTCTGTTTCAAGGATAAATATTTTTGTTTACAAATTATAGTGAGTTCACTTGAAACAGACGAGTATTCCTAAAAGTTTCTTTTTATAATAGGAGCTTGCAGAACCATCTATACGAGATGCATTCCGTTCATGTGTTCAACGAGGTGCAAATCGTGTGATTGTTAGCCCTTTTTTCCTTTTACCAGGCAGGCACTGGCACCAGGTATGGTATCTGTATATATTATCGTTGTTTTTCTCTAATAAGTTTCAcgtgaaatattttttttttttttaaaaagtataaTGCATTGTAGGCACTTGTGTTTGCAGGATATTCCATCCTTAACCGCTGAAGCTGCAAAAGACTACCCGGGTGTGTCGTATATGATAACTGCACCTCTTGGACTACATTCACTTCTTGTGGTATGAAATATATTCACATTTGTTTcctaataatataattttgtactCCGTATATCTTTATTAGAGTTTTTGAAAACCTTTCCTGAACTTTTTTGATCTTTTACAGTTGATCTTCTGAGTTCCATTTAGTGTTGTAAAACTCTCTGATTAATGTCGAGTACTCCCCGAGTCCTTCTTTTAAGGAACCGGCCAAGCCGATTTATCAAAACCTGAGTATTAATTGGTCAATGGGTCAAAATCCGGATTTAGTTagtcaaaatcagtcaaagtcaATTGTGGTCAACATTTTAATATGAATCTTAAATTAGATTTTTAGCACTCCCAcatagcgatttttgcaaccttggttcGATTTTGCTTCCAAAATTATATAATTTTCATCTGGATTTAAAATTATCTTCTTCCACATTCATTTGTTTTCTATTCTGGTTCAAACGATATCTTTTGTCTCACCTTTTGTGATCTTAGTCTTGCACAATGTCACCTAAATATTTTCATTAGTCAACCATAACCGATATTTATTCTTTCTTTATCTTCAGGATGTAATGGATGACAGAATTAAACATTGCTTAAGCCATGTTGTTGGCGATGCGGATGAGTGTGAAGTTTGTGTGGGAACAGGAAAATGCCAGGTTTATAAATTTGTTAACAAGTAGGTAATTGGAACGTTACGGCAAAGATCTGTAAAATAAGGAGTTGCATTATATTTTTTATATCATCAATAATAATCATCCCATTTGGCGTCATCAAAGTACATATATTTTAGAACGTGATGAAAATGTCGATTTTGTAGACTAAGAACTGgcagtattatttttatttacagacAAATTATCATCAACCGAAGTATAAATTTTCATTTATTGAGGTGTGATTTTTTTCATCCATTCCCATAATCCTGTAAACTGCTCCATCTTCAGTTTTAAGCTTGCACTTTCTCGAGCCTGTGCTTGTGCTGCTGTTTCTTGTTCAACGTCGCTCCTAACTGAAAATTTTGCATTATTCATAAGACATTTGATAACAGTATTTAAATAACAGTATTAGATGCTAATTGTAAGAAGTTGGTTTTACAATGGATTACCATTTCTTCGTTGGGATACAGCTTGCTGCTGCTTTAGTTGCTTCTGAAAAGTTTCTGCTGCCATGAACACATTTGCAGGTTTTTCCCATCCTTGTTCGAATACTCCGTACCCTTGTTTTGGTCGTGGCATATTCAAATATTCGAGGACGGCTAAATCTTCTCTCTCTACCCAATGGATGCAGTCCATTGGGCATGATTCAACGGCTACCTGTTACAAGCAAGTTTTTCCCTTTCACTATTGTTCATTTTATTTGCTTGATACTCTCCATAATTATCatagaacatttttttttttttttttaatgataagtTGTTTGGTTACCGCAATGTTAGTGTCATCATCTCCGAATTGGACGCTGACTCGAGCACATCCGATAGTTTCATCCATAACAAATGTATTTCTGGCATTGTGCACACACTCTCTGCACCCTGTTACAATTTTACATTCCTAATTGTCATAACGGTATGTATAGGCACCGCCAGTAACATAAAGACCATTTTAAATTTCGTATATGTAGATATCAGTTATAGTTCATGATTTTGATGCTACCAAGCACTACCTTCAAGCAATTACTAGTATTAATTGTATATGTTTTTAGAGGAATTGCTGACCTATGCAAGCTTTCTCATCTACAAAGAGTGCTTGGGGGCGAAATGGGCCATTCCATGAGCTGTAACCCATGCTCAATGCATCTTCTCCGAACTGGACTCGTACATGACCGATAGAAGCGTCGTAATCTTTTCTTAGATCGTCTTTCATTAACACATTATATGCTTCGTTAAGCAAAAGGGTGTGCTCGTGACCCTGAAACATGACATAGATAATACTCTTTTAGGCGAGTTAGCCTTTGACTAATATCTCTTAAATATAAGAGATGGGCTGGTGGCAAATTTAACCCGTTTGCATATGAATGGGTTGATTTATGGTTGTATTTTGATTTAGATAGACACTCGTACCAAGTGTGTAGTGAATGAGAATATTCAACCTCTAAGATATTTTGATTTAGATTTTTTCAAATGCACTTTTCATTTACGTGGATTAATTTTTGTCATTTTCAATACATGAAATTCATTGCAAAAGTATCTTAAGTTGTCTGTTTTGGGTTACAACTTACAAACTTACAATGTTTATCTTTGAATATGGAAATTGAATGAATTATTAACACTAGTTTAATACCCGCAACCTTGCGGGTTTTGATAGGGTTTTTATACTTTGAACATTTTCATCCAACTTCAACATACATTATTCACATACCATATACAATAAAGGAATGTGTTGTCGTTGTTAATACATTTAACATTGTTTGTATCTGGATACCGTTGATCATCATACATTATTTGTGGTTGGGCCACTATTTGTGGTTGGGTCAATTAGGTAGTAGGTAGTATAATGAATATTATGAAATAATTTAAAGAATTTAAGTTAATCCAAATGTATTACTTAGCCCAAAAATTTATGTAAGCCCAATAATAATTTTATAGTGGCTCTTGATTGATATTTGGTCAAAAATCAAATAGAAATACCAAATGCTATATCAACATTCGAGGAAAAAAATAAGATGAATAAATTAAAACAGATTTGTTATTCAATTCGATGAATTGATCGATGCATTCATATAAATTGGGGTAGGTGAGTATAATGTGTTTAGATTCGGGTCGGGTTATTTGGTTGTTGGGTTGGGCTGATTATTAATGAAATGAATGATTTGGACCAACGATTGGGCTTATTAGATTAAGAAGTTAATGCTTAAGTGGAAAATTCACATACCATGAATAAACAATGCAAATTTCTTAGAAGTAAATAAATTTCAAATAAACAACCATTATAAGTTTGGAATAACAATGCATACACCACTTACTTAGAAACAAATAAATAACCATAAGAACATAATTCAGAATTGTTGAAAAATACATTTTtggaaaaataaataaatttcaGGACTTTGGACGACTTATCCACATATAGCTTAATGCTGTAATTCGGTTCAAGTATGCATTGATTGCTAACAGAGCCATTGCAAATTGTTTTTTGATGAAACGACTGTGTATTTTGTCAAGAGTAATAGCACGTAAACGATCAGCCTGAAATGTAGTAACTATTAATGTTagtaaaaaaagaaaataaaaaaaaaattaatagcaTAGTTAATGTAATTGGATGTGGAAATAATTTATGTATTATGTGTACCAAAAAAGAAAGATCACTATGTATACCTTTTGCATTATTTCTTCCATCGCGCGTTGATTTCCCATTGAAATATGCATTTGACTCATATAATTGCTAACATACATATCATCACATGTCTGGCGAAACGCTTCCCCAATAAAACGGGATGATAGAGTGGACTGAAGTTGCGTAAATTGTTTTGATAAGTCTGTCTCCTGTTTGAAAGTATCATTCTTCAAGTTGATAAGAAACTGGCTTTGTTCGGGGGTTAGTTGTAGGTGAATATTAAGAAGCTGTAACAAAGTTAGTATAGCAGTTAATtactattaacatatatatatatatatatatatatatatatatatatatatatatatatatatatatatatatatatatataatgagtaaAGATAGATTCGTGTGTTAATTAAAAATGGTACTGTATATTTGTATACTTACATTGACAACGTCAGACGGACGAAAACCACCTAACCACATGACACACAGTTCTGCAGGTGTCATCCAAGTTCCATGTAGAAGGTTCAACACATCATCCTTAGATGCAAACTCTCTAAGTAAAAACTGGCTCTTAAGGTGATCGAAAACAGTTAATATAATAGGATGTAATTCTGTTTCTGGTTGGTTAGTAAGCATTGCGTTACGAAGGCGAGATATATGATCATTGTGAACGTTGAACCAACACTTGTAGACTTCACTAAATTTGAGAGTATCTTAAAAAAAATATCAATACATAAGTATAAAATTCATCGTAAACATCATATTTATCTATTATtatagtaaataaataataaataaaactatatatatatatatatatatatatatatatatatatatatatatatatatatatatatattagatattaatAAAAGAAAAACAACTTTGCATTATGAATAACATACCAGATTCGTTACATTGTGGGAAAACTATTGTTTTATTAGCTGGAATTGATTGCTgtaaaataaaattattaaaattacaaagaacgattcaaatttaatatattgataaaaatataaatataaatgtgattGCAAGTGAAATATTAAAACGACAAACAAAGCCAAAATAAATGATTAAATGTATAGTGTAGCATTGTCAAATTTAACAAATATAAACAAACACACCTGCTTGTGAATTAGATCTGCATTAGCAATAATGGTTTTCAATTTTTTGTTCTCCGACTCTAAATGTTCATAATATGCCTGAACCACAACATGTATATAATTAGTTGACAGTTAAGTAATCGTTGATAAGAATGTTATGAATATGAATGGTCTGTAAATAAGGATAAACAATTGCAACAAAATAAACCGAAAATACTTCAAAGTTAAATTAGATAAAACTTCAAGAAAGAGTCGGGTTACATTCTTAAATGAAAAGTAAACACTTCCTAGCAAGAAAACACACAAACGACAAGCTAACATTATGGTTAACGAAGAACAAAAGAAATCCTAAATCACGAGTTGGCAGCATCCTTTATGGTCTTGAGAACCAAAAAGTTTGATGACATCTTTATTGGAACGGTTTGCAAAACAAAAAAGGAAAAGTTCTCAAATGCTGGAAGTGTTATACGACCTAAAGAGTCTCCATTTTCGGAATTTTTAGAGCAGCCATTCCATCAGATGTGCCTGCAGTAGGTGTTTCAACATCTTCATTAAGTGCTGGTGATTCAGATTTCCTCTTGGTGTCCATCGGGCTTGGAGTAACAAACTGAGTAGATGACTGAACATCAATAGGATGACCATTCTGCATAAGATGCAAACATGTAGGGTGATGGCAAAGTTTGTTGTAACTTGTAAGTGTAAATGAACCCGGTATATAAAACATAACGATTGAATTAAAGTAGATAAACTACCTTAGAGGGTGTTACTTCATTAGTAGGTTGAACACTTGTTCCAACATCCTTCACAACTTTGTTTTGAACAACATTTTCAACATCTTTTCCCACAGCCTCATCAACAATTACTTCAACTCCTTTTTCAACAACAGGTGCGTTAAGTTTAAGCGAACGATCAACCACGTCAATAATGTCTTGAGAATCAGTTATATTGATAACTGTTATTATCGGATTGTTAAGGCGAGAACAGACATCCGTAACACGGAGCAACCAAACGTATGTAGCATCAGTGAGGTCATACAAATCAAGGGGCATTTTCATTGGATCAGCGCACTGCAAGAAAATCGAATTACTATCAATGAATGTGGACAGATATAAAGTAATGTTGCATAAAATTCGTATAACTAATAttcttaataacattaataatgaatTGGAAAGCACGTTTAACGCCTTTTCTCTTAGCCATTCAACAGTTTTGTGCAACATCTTTGCAATTTCAGATTGAAATAATGTGACACGAACTTGTCCAGATGAGTCACCAACATAAACAGACAAACGGATGCTGTTTGACATTCGAAAATATAAGATAATTCGTTAGTGTACAATTGTAGATATTTTTGCTaatatataaatgtaagtgtatGGCGTAATTTATTTTATGTGTAATGTAAACGGTAGAACCTTGGGATAACTTCAGTAACAGGTCCGCAGTTGTCACACTCATACTGACGAGAAGAGAAATTTTGGCCAAATTTAGGTCCTGCATACTTGTTGCATTGTTTACAGATTAAAGAGAGCCAGCCTTCATCTTcatcaattacaataacttttCCTTTAACAACATACTTGTTAACCTATTACACAAAATAGGAAGTTTGAGTGTATATTtatgaacaaaaaaaaaatagataaaatTTGTTACTATTGAAACATAGTTCATCATAATTTACTAATTAAGATTTTTTAGATTGAACCTGACAAAAGGTCTGCAAATCTTTGCAAAAAACAGGAGCCCTTTTGGTCCACAATTTCATCTCACAGTCTAATTGATTCGAAAGTTTAGCAGGTGCACAACTTTGATGGACAGTTTTAACGGTACTCGTATTCTACAATGATATACATAAATTGAAACATAAGTTTATAATATAAGACGAAACGTACATAAACACAGAGGCGTTTGATTGTATGAAATTACAAGCGTTAGTAAACCTGAGTTGGTGCTATGAGTGGAGTTGCCAACTGATAATCATCAGTAACCTCACCCTTGAGTTTGTCATCAATGCATTTAAACACATCCTTATCATCAGTGACAGATTCAACTGTGAAACCGAAGTAGTTAAAGCGAATGTTGAAATCGGTAACCTTTATGTGAAACACATAAGGATTCATAAGTATTTCATTAAACTCGGTGGGTGGTTGTAGTGGGGTATCACACTGTCAGAAAATCATTACATAAAACTGTATTAGAAAGTGTTGCATGAGAGTGTATGTAAATTATAGGTGTATGGtttat of the Rutidosis leptorrhynchoides isolate AG116_Rl617_1_P2 chromosome 5, CSIRO_AGI_Rlap_v1, whole genome shotgun sequence genome contains:
- the LOC139848849 gene encoding TGACG-sequence-specific DNA-binding protein TGA-2.1-like, which translates into the protein MSSNFLAYYEHLESENKKLKTIIANADLIHKQQSIPANKTIVFPQCNESDTLKFSEVYKCWFNVHNDHISRLRNAMLTNQPETELHPIILTVFDHLKSQFLLREFASKDDVLNLLHGTWMTPAELCVMWLGGFRPSDVVNLLNIHLQLTPEQSQFLINLKNDTFKQETDLSKQFTQLQSTLSSRFIGEAFRQTCDDMYVSNYMSQMHISMGNQRAMEEIMQKADRLRAITLDKIHSRFIKKQFAMALLAINAYLNRITALSYMWISRPKS
- the LOC139846832 gene encoding chaperone protein dnaJ C76, chloroplastic-like, translating into MFQGHEHTLLLNEAYNVLMKDDLRKDYDASIGHVRVQFGEDALSMGYSSWNGPFRPQALFVDEKACIGCRECVHNARNTFVMDETIGCARVSVQFGDDDTNIAVAVESCPMDCIHWVEREDLAVLEYLNMPRPKQGYGVFEQGWEKPANVFMAAETFQKQLKQQQAVSQRRNVRSDVEQETAAQAQARESASLKLKMEQFTGLWEWMKKITPQ
- the LOC139846830 gene encoding sirohydrochlorin ferrochelatase, chloroplastic, translated to MNLYAPSILNIQSLLMNDGSQSQISVGVRKGENSRRNVLRFGQFRDCSRKTLRLSARSCLPNGNGSVKQEAHGIITNKDGLIIVDHGSRRKESNLMLNEFVAMFTEKTGYPIVEPAHMELAEPSIRDAFRSCVQRGANRVIVSPFFLLPGRHWHQDIPSLTAEAAKDYPGVSYMITAPLGLHSLLVDVMDDRIKHCLSHVVGDADECEVCVGTGKCQVYKFVNK